TCGATGATGTTTGGAATGAAAAGCTTGAGGAGTGGGATGATTTTAAAAGGTCCTTAGTTGGCATTAATGCAACAAAGGGAAATGCCATTATCGTGACTACTCGAAGTGAACGAGTGGCATCCATAGTAGCAACACATCATCTTCATTTCTTGGAGAAATTATCAGAAGATGACTGTTGGTCTGTGTTCAAAGAAAGAGCATTTCCAGAAGGAGATGTGCATATGGAATTGGTACCAATTGGTAAACAAATTGCGCACAAGTGTAGTGGTTTGCCTTTAGCAGCTAACTTGCTTGGAGGAATGTTGCGTCTCACGAAAGAAACCAGTGAGTGGTCATCAGTTTTGAGAAATGGCCTCTGGAACTTAAACGGGGATGAAAATGCAGTCTTGCAAGTGCTGAAGCTGAGTTTTGATCATTTGCCATCAACATCTGTCAAGAAGTGTTTCGCCtattgttcaattttcagtCGGGATCATGACATTGAAAAGGATCAACTGGTACAATTATGGATGGCCGAAGGATTTCTCCAACTGAGTCAAGGAGATCATTTGAAAATGGAAAGCTTGGGAAATGAGTTCTTCAACATTTTGTTGCAAAATTCCCTATTGCAGGATGTAAAAAGAGATGACTATGGTAACATTACCCATTGTAAGATGCACAGCCTTGTTCATGCCCTTGCTCAATCAATTTCGAGATATGAAGGATTTAATGTAGGGTGCAGTACAGAAGATGGCCATCCACATGTTCGGTATCTTTCAATGAAGTCCTTAAGGGAATCAATGCCTTCAGTTGTCAAGGAAAAAGCAAGATCTTTACGCACCTTGTTTTTAGCAGATAATGTTTCTGGGAGCATGTTATCAAACTTCAAGTATTTGCGTGTATTAAGTTTCCATGGTGTTGATGTTGCTGAGGTACCCTCATCAATCAGCAAGCTAATACATTTAAGATATCTTGATCTATCAGGCACCAAAATTCGAGCTTTGGCAGATTCACTTTGCATGCTTTTTAATCTACAGACTTTAAGATTAAATGGATGTGACTTTCTTGAGAGTATTCCAAGTCAGTTGAGCAAGTTGAATAACTTGAGACACCTACACTATTATTCATTCGATGCAACTTGTCTAATGCCATTCAAGATGGGACAATTAACTTGTCTGCAAACATTGCAATTCTTCAATGTTGGTTATGCTGATGGTCAGCAAATTGCTGAGATTGGATTTTTGAAGGAACTTGGAGGGGATCTTGAAATAAGAAATCTTGAGAAAGTAAATAACCAGCAAGAAGCTCGAAGTGCACATCTGTGtagaaaggaaaatatttataagttaATATTTCAATGGAGCAGTGGGAGGCAAGACACAGTCAATGATGATTCTGTCTTGGGAGGCCTTGAACCTCATCCAAATTTGAAAAGCTTGACAGTCCAGAACTTCATGGGTGACAAGTTACCTACATGGATTATGACAATGATGGTCAGTACTATTGAGGGGCACTTACTGGGACTCGACAATCTGGCGGAGATCAAATTAAAAGGTTGTAGAAAGTGTGAAGAACTACCAATGCTTGGGCACCTACCGCATCTCAAATATCTAGACCTCACTGGACTGGATAATTTGAAAAGCATAAGTCGTTCCTTTTATGGTAGAGACTTTCTCAGATCAAGAACCTATCAAGGTGATAATACAAATATCGCATCATTCAGATCACTAAAGAGACTCGTTTTCTGCAACATGCCCAACTTAGTTGAGTGGACTGAACCAGAAGAGGTGACAACAGAGAAGGTGTTCCCTCACTTGGAGGAAATAGAAATACACAACTGTTCACAATTAACTACCACTCCATGTTCTTTTCCCAGCCTGGAGGAATTGAGGATTTCAAATGTTAGCAGTTACCAGCCGTTGGAAAATATATGCAGTAGTGATAACTCATCAGGTCTTACATTCCTACATATTGATGGCTTGCTGGAGCTTGCTTGCCTTCCGGACAATCTTCTTAACAATATTAAGAATCTGGTATATCTGGCTATATATAAATGTCCTAATTTGGTGCATGTTGTTCCACGTGTGAGGGGTTTTGGTTCCTTTCTTCGTGTGTTGGATATCAAAGAGTGCACAAATCTCAGCACGTTACCTGATGATCTACAAACTCTTCAGTCTCTTGCAATGCTGTGGATATCTAGATGTCCAAAAATTACGTCAATCCCAAGCTTGGAAGGCCTGACGACTTTGGAAGAACTGAGAATCAGCTACTGTGACGAGTTGGCTTCTCTGCCAAATGAAATGCTTCTGTCCTGCATGTCTCTGAAGTCTTTGAGCATAGAAAACTGTGTTAATTTAACCTCCTTTCCTAATTTGCAACAGTTGAATTCCCTTTTATCCTTGAGAATTGTTGATTGCCCACAGCTGACTTGTCTCCCCAAGGGGCTTCATTCTCTTTCTTGCTTAAACTACTTAAGAATTGGTCCATTTTCAGAGGATCTCACTTCATTCCCGATTCTTGATTACGAAGACGCTCCTAACAGTGAGATACATGAggaaaactttcaacttttctcTCTTAGAAGTTTAACACTTTTTGGGCGACCTCATTGGGACTCTCTGCCTGCATGGCTTCAAAATCTTTCTTCTTTAGCAGAACTACATCTTTATGATTTTGGATTTGAAGCTGTGCCTGAATGGATAAAAAACATGTCTTCCCTAGAACGATTGGGCCTATACTGGTGTGAAAAAGTGAGTTTTCTTCCCTCCATTGAAGCCACAAAATGCCTTGTCAAACTAAGAGAAGTGGAGATTTACAATTGCCCTTTATTGAGTGAAAGATGCTCTTCTTTGAGTGGCTCTAATTCTGAATGGTCTAAAATTTCTcatataaaccaaatcaaagtTGATGGCAAACAAATCACATCCGAGGCTTCTTATGAAATGTTACCATCTCCAACTctcacaaaaaaagaaaaaaaacggAGGAAGAAATAAGGTGAAGAGCAACAACTAGATGCAGATTTCCTTCTGTTTTTCCTCCTTTTGATAGATGATATCTGGTAATCTTTATATCTTTGGctaatttaattaattcctaCCTCCTGTTCATTTGAATCCCCAACTATGTATATGCTAATTCATATTCTTTGCATCTCTTGTGTTATTTAACTACTATATATTAAAAGTCTGATTCTGATACAATTTATCATGAAGAATAATTGATTTTACATTTGGAAAGGTCGTTCGTCTATTTACTTGTCAATGTTCCATAAAATTTTATCATAGACCTGAATTATTTTCTCAGGTAAACATTGAATATCATATTTGACATAAACTCATTAATGAAGCAGATTATGCACTtccaaaaggaaaatgaaatagcTAGAAACTACTTTTAATAAACGAAACACTAATTTATCTAGCATCATGTTGGTGCATTACTTTATTGTAATGATAGGGAGGTTTAATTAACACTCCAAGCTAGTTTTCTTGTGGCCCTCAAGTTGCCAAATTAAACGATCCTCATTATGTTCCTTCACAGCATAGCAGAGGaactttaattttatcttgTTTCAAAAAGTCTAAAGAGATTGAACTAAAAGCTGTCATTCAATGTAATGTAGTGTGAGGAAGCTATCAAAGATGACAGAAAATCTATGCTCAATGGGACAGGAATTGCAACTGGATCAGTTATGGAGATCCCAAGCTGGCAAGAAGTTGTTGGTTATGGTCCCTGGTGAAGTTCTCTTGGTTTCACTTCATGCTGTCAGTAAGTAACCAGTCGTCATCTTAGTAGACATTTGGACATAGATTTGAATGTCTATCCCTTTGTCAAATTTCACTCGCTTTAAGTTGGATGAATGAATGcttccaaaatttaaaaatctatcATAAATTAGCTTTCTGGAAAAACCTGCATGCACATAATTGTGCTCACTAGTTTTACATTTGCAGTTATCTCAGCCCTTCTGGTTTGAACAACATATTTATTAGAGCTAAACTGCTAGTGCAAAAGCATTGTTGTATTCTTCTTGATTTGAACAAAAACACAATTGCTAATACTTTAAATAGCTTCTGTTTCCAGGTACATGCATAACAGAATCAGAAGTGGTCAGTCCAAACAGAGACACACAAGTATATATGGTCAACAAGTAATTAAGATGGGTGGGTAAGACATTAGCGTAACAACTGTGTAACAGTAGCTAGCTTTCTTTCACCAATATGAAATTGTACTGTGATTCAATTACTTACTACTATATCTCTAATGACCTGAATAAAAGAGCTAAGTGAATATCAAGCTTGATAATCAATTTGCTGCGTGGAGTTTGACAACAAATGATAGGTTCA
The Solanum stenotomum isolate F172 chromosome 12, ASM1918654v1, whole genome shotgun sequence DNA segment above includes these coding regions:
- the LOC125846915 gene encoding putative disease resistance protein RGA3, with translation MAEVLLSASVEVLLQKLLLLATSGNSHLWGSKKELEKLRRCLAIARAVLHDAERQQRKDQAVKLWLKNLEDLAYDADNLLDELNYTTLKKSEWKVCFVLSLPNPLSCKMRAKIREIILNLKMINEEANDFAIPRGVGDGIDHINHKETDCFHGDSNIVGREDDVSTMIESLICQTNQVVAVFPIVGMGGLGKTTLARLIYNDEQIVRYFDERIWVCVSEIFDVNKIIRLVLESLTQRSIDVQSRNALLQILHKELGGRKYLLVLDDVWNEKLEEWDDFKRSLVGINATKGNAIIVTTRSERVASIVATHHLHFLEKLSEDDCWSVFKERAFPEGDVHMELVPIGKQIAHKCSGLPLAANLLGGMLRLTKETSEWSSVLRNGLWNLNGDENAVLQVLKLSFDHLPSTSVKKCFAYCSIFSRDHDIEKDQLVQLWMAEGFLQLSQGDHLKMESLGNEFFNILLQNSLLQDVKRDDYGNITHCKMHSLVHALAQSISRYEGFNVGCSTEDGHPHVRYLSMKSLRESMPSVVKEKARSLRTLFLADNVSGSMLSNFKYLRVLSFHGVDVAEVPSSISKLIHLRYLDLSGTKIRALADSLCMLFNLQTLRLNGCDFLESIPSQLSKLNNLRHLHYYSFDATCLMPFKMGQLTCLQTLQFFNVGYADGQQIAEIGFLKELGGDLEIRNLEKVNNQQEARSAHLCRKENIYKLIFQWSSGRQDTVNDDSVLGGLEPHPNLKSLTVQNFMGDKLPTWIMTMMVSTIEGHLLGLDNLAEIKLKGCRKCEELPMLGHLPHLKYLDLTGLDNLKSISRSFYGRDFLRSRTYQGDNTNIASFRSLKRLVFCNMPNLVEWTEPEEVTTEKVFPHLEEIEIHNCSQLTTTPCSFPSLEELRISNVSSYQPLENICSSDNSSGLTFLHIDGLLELACLPDNLLNNIKNLVYLAIYKCPNLVHVVPRVRGFGSFLRVLDIKECTNLSTLPDDLQTLQSLAMLWISRCPKITSIPSLEGLTTLEELRISYCDELASLPNEMLLSCMSLKSLSIENCVNLTSFPNLQQLNSLLSLRIVDCPQLTCLPKGLHSLSCLNYLRIGPFSEDLTSFPILDYEDAPNSEIHEENFQLFSLRSLTLFGRPHWDSLPAWLQNLSSLAELHLYDFGFEAVPEWIKNMSSLERLGLYWCEKVSFLPSIEATKCLVKLREVEIYNCPLLSERCSSLSGSNSEWSKISHINQIKVDGKQITSEASYEMLPSPTLTKKEKKRRKK